From the genome of Halobacteriovorax marinus SJ:
CTACTTGAAAGAGGGGCTAAAACTGGGGCAAAGAATAAGCTAGGTGCTGACGCCTTAACAATTGCACTCTCCTCTGGTGATGCGGCCATGGCGAGACTTCTTCTTAAAAATGGAGCCGATCCCAATCACAAGTGGAATAAACATGGAGTCACCCATCTAATGAATGCTGCTAGAAATGGACACTTAGACGCCCTAAAAGTCCTTCTAAGCTTTAAGGCCAATATCAATACCCAAGACCTTGAAGGCAATACGGCACTTCACTACGCCGCTTCTGAGGGCTTTAAGAGTATTGTGAGTGAGCTTCTAAGAGAAAATGCGACTAAAACCATTAAGAACCAGCAGGGGAACTCTCCCTTAGAGCTTGCGCGGCAAAATAACTTCAAAGAGATCGAGGACCTTCTAAAATAAAAAGGAGGGCCTTGATCAGAATTAAAATTGTAATTGTAAGGTAGGATTTTTGTAGTTTGTGATAAGGCCAATTCTGACCATTATTATGAGGTTGGCTAAGGTAGGATTTAAGCAATTACGAGTTTGCTGATCAAGGCCATCGGTACCAACCAGTTACATTTATATATAGCAAGGCGTGTGCCAACTTTTATCAAACTAATATCTACTACTTAGATGGTGTCACTATGGTTCACGGGACAAAAGAGTTCCGAAATGGAACCGGTCAAAACGAAACCGGCCTAAAGCACTCGGAAATATTTTCAAGGCAGATGCGCACTGCATCATTGTGTGATAATAATCTTATATGCTTAAAGACTTTATAAAGATTCAAATTATTGCCCTACTCATCTTAGTAATGAATGCCGTTGCAACACAAGATTTTAAATTGATTGGAAAAGATGAATCCCATCGACAAGGGCCAATCCACAAAGTCACAAAGAAAAAAGAAGCTCCAAAGAAGGAGTCGACAACTCTTGCGGCTGCCCATTCTCCAAAAGAAATTCTTCTCGATGCCTTGAAGAAATCTCTTAATTAAATCTTAAAGATTCTAATAGAAATGTAACGATACTTTTTTTTAGATTTGAATATACTTCTTAGTAATTTAAGGAGTTCACATGAAAATTTTAAAACGTATTCTTTCTTTTCTTTTTTCAAAAAATAAATCTTACGAAGAAGTTAATGACTATATAGAATTAGAGATGAGAAAAGTCTCAAATCTCGAAGAGAAAAACTTTACTGAAAAGTTATTAAAGAGAGTTAATTCTTAGTTAGATCTTTAATGATACTTGCGGCCTTGTCCTCTTTTGTAAGAGTATGAACACACTCGATTGTCTTCCACTTATTTTTACAACTAAAGGCCGTAGTCTTCATGGGTTCACCTTCTTGAAAGGGACCGTCAGTATAATCAACTTGATTTAAATTTATATTCTCAACGCTAAAACTATTTTTCTTTCTGACAGTATAAGGAACTTCATTCACATCATAGCTCACAACACCAGAATTGAACTTAGGACTGATAAAGACGAAACGACCATCCTTTCTCATCAAGACATGATCTTCCTTTGGACCTGTGGCGAATTTCTTCTTACCGTGGAACCAAACCTGTTTATTTAAAGTATAGACACCCCAGATCTTCTTAGACCTCTTATAGGTTGTTTTAATATGAATACTATCCGCTTGTTTAGCATCAAGACTGATTCCCACTAATAGGGAAAAGGAAATTAAAAATATTTTCTTCACGCATACACCTCGCCCACCTAATTAAGAGCAAGATTGAGTCCAGAAAGTCAATGTATTATTAGACACTTAAGCCACTCTCTCCTGTTCAAACTTTAGACATCCGACACAGGTCTGATCAGAAATACGCTATTTAAATTAGAGAAGTAAAAGTTTTATAAAAGTTAAATCCTATCATCTTCCATAGAATCTGAATGATACAACAGCCACCTAATACCTATAAAACCAGTAAAAGTATGCTTCTGCTTAAAAAGCGGACTGCTTTCATTTCTAGAGTTTTGGTAGTTTTGATATCCTGCTTGAATAAATACCCCTAACCGCTTCCAGTCTCCAATGTAGCTTACAGCGGACTGTGTTCCCAAATAACCTCCAGCAGATTCGTACTCTGGCCTGTCTTGATTAGAGAACTCCCTTGATACATCAAAGAAAAACTTATGGTACTCCTTTGAAGCAAAATTAACATTCATCAATAGTTTCAATGAACCAAATGTACTTGGTAAACGAATATGAAGATCAAAACCAGGAGAAAATACTATTCCTCTATAATGAATACTAGAGAAATCTGTTGATAGAGCTCCCCTTATAGGAAATAACAAACGAGCTTTAAGCTCTCCTGCTTGATGTGCTTTTAGATAAAACTGGGGTCCTATCTCTCCTAAAATATCCAAGTCGGGCATACCTGCTCTAGTAGTATTTTCACTTGATGAAACAGGTAAGTTTCCAGCGCCGGTAAACTCTATTCCAAAACTAGGACTAGAAAGAACCCTCGCACGAACGCCATCTTCTTCATCAACTCTAAAAACTCTTCCTCTATAACGAAAAGTAGGAAGTATTAAACTTACAGTTTGACTTTGATCAGAGGCTGGATAATGAGGCATAAGAGCAGAACCCACCCCAACACCCAATTCAAATAAAGGCTTTTCATCGTTAAGATTCCGCCCTTCTACTCCTTGAGGAGAATTTAAAATTATGAAAAATAAAACCCCACATAAGATAAATCTTAAAGAGTTTTGAAGATTTCTCTTAAGTTTCAATATCATTAAAAAATTACTTTAAAAAAGAAACGTGCATATAAACTTGAGTCAAATGTTCCCTCTCCACGATCTTTATTAAAGAGACCATCACCAAGATATAAAGACCGATCAAACGAGCTCCCAGTCTGAAATTCAATTAGTGAACCTTTTAGAATGGGCTGTCTTATACCTAACTCAAAAAATTTCTCTTCAAATGTCAATCGGTCATCTTCATTTGTTCTTTCACTGTACATATACCTCTGCTGCTTCATACCTGAAGCAATAAAAAACTGTCTTCTGTTGACGACGCCATAAGAAGACTCGGCCCTTAAGTTTGCACCAAAAAGAGAAAAAGAGAATGCCCACGGATTAACAGGGGTCCATTGTAAAGAAAGAACAGGGAATCCAAAGATTCCAGTAAAAGTAGAAGTTCTAGTGATATAGAAAAAGCCAGGAATAGGAATAAAGTTACCCAACTGACCGTTGTTAGACATAAGTAGCATTAGAACCCAACGATTCCCTCCCTCAGTAGGAAAAGAATAATTGGCCCTTAAACTAATATTTTGAGTTTCGGGACTAAAGTTATCCCCCTCATAACCAAATGATGAACTAAGCCCAAACATTTTCTTTCCATCAAGCCTTCTAGAATAATGAATTCCTACTTCTGAGCGATACCAATCACGATCAATGACTGTTCCAGACCCTAAGGATACAGGGCTCTCTAAATTTAAATTCCCTCCCTTAAGGCTGAACGCTAATGAATTCTTATCTTTTTTATAAACAGGTAAAGAAATACTCATATTACTTTCTAAAGACCTAGGAGTCTTTGAAGTGTCGTCACCTTCTTGTATAAATCTCCCTTCATACGATAGAAGAGGAAGCTGTATGCTTGGCCCTGCAATACCACCAATTGACGAAGCTGCTCCT
Proteins encoded in this window:
- a CDS encoding MipA/OmpV family protein, with the protein product MILKLKRNLQNSLRFILCGVLFFIILNSPQGVEGRNLNDEKPLFELGVGVGSALMPHYPASDQSQTVSLILPTFRYRGRVFRVDEEDGVRARVLSSPSFGIEFTGAGNLPVSSSENTTRAGMPDLDILGEIGPQFYLKAHQAGELKARLLFPIRGALSTDFSSIHYRGIVFSPGFDLHIRLPSTFGSLKLLMNVNFASKEYHKFFFDVSREFSNQDRPEYESAGGYLGTQSAVSYIGDWKRLGVFIQAGYQNYQNSRNESSPLFKQKHTFTGFIGIRWLLYHSDSMEDDRI